In one Planctomycetota bacterium genomic region, the following are encoded:
- a CDS encoding VWA domain-containing protein: MRELLISLIVAGAMLAINGIGLAEDKAKDEAKVRGLITQLSDDEWETREKAQEELVKMGASVYITLAEELKKATDPEVKMRLDNIIKQLVTLPECISMTFAKMKESGKYRFAIKYSLHDPDSGGKKLVPRLNGFWMFPGVVYMEMGKNCCEDFFCDSVIPALTLEEPQYLIKDKIYNIKTGRVFTATADSVKCRQLLASGFYEWIISELMKEYKMETPIEESVGDKKCRLISLVYESNEEQLFNYKIWVDKNSLLPVKICLIEKLFPDEEPWIAAQWTFDYSQAEETGIPKEIKEAFKDDKEITEIIDESEKKEEEKESSSGRIDSLKQIYLGTQSDIWVIKALAALALKEIPEPESAEVVAKILPNHDSNRNLVYYALSALSKFPSEVLKESLSKDVITSLNDFWYKQEDGFYRKSIEAIFNKISSINDYRDWCKWWEKQKDNYKDGSKSDKSPGKATSVTVNIPVNTNEKIRQKEPEGSSLDCVFVVDTTLSMKDLIPKDAMKTICYALRNISPSLRLGLVQYWDDAQVTVPLAADSVKIIRAIDGLQAGGGGNSEEENLYKGLELALLNAKMVWRESADKIIIIIGDAFPYQNDIDKTCWLASNARDLTMEKSPNYQADSKDDRKDSKPYSISTCFVGQDENVEKVFSRIAGSGGGTMVKGDLADKLLFYMLIHLYGKQWELQIKEFIWPFMSIVSRQMDKK, encoded by the coding sequence ATGAGAGAATTATTGATAAGTTTGATAGTTGCCGGTGCTATGCTTGCTATCAATGGCATTGGTTTAGCGGAAGACAAGGCGAAGGATGAGGCGAAGGTTAGGGGGTTAATCACGCAATTAAGTGATGATGAATGGGAAACCAGAGAAAAAGCCCAGGAAGAACTTGTTAAAATGGGCGCTTCTGTTTACATTACGCTGGCGGAAGAGTTGAAAAAAGCTACAGACCCCGAGGTCAAAATGAGATTGGATAATATCATTAAACAGCTCGTCACTTTACCAGAATGCATTAGCATGACTTTTGCCAAGATGAAAGAATCCGGAAAATATCGTTTCGCGATCAAATATTCTTTGCATGATCCGGATTCCGGGGGAAAGAAGTTGGTTCCTCGTTTAAATGGTTTTTGGATGTTTCCCGGTGTAGTCTATATGGAAATGGGAAAGAACTGCTGTGAAGACTTTTTTTGTGACAGTGTTATTCCCGCATTAACGCTGGAAGAGCCGCAATATCTCATAAAAGACAAGATTTATAATATAAAAACTGGCAGGGTTTTTACTGCGACGGCTGATTCCGTTAAATGTCGTCAGTTGCTGGCGTCAGGTTTTTATGAATGGATTATATCTGAGCTGATGAAAGAATACAAGATGGAAACTCCGATTGAAGAATCAGTAGGCGATAAAAAATGCAGGTTGATAAGTCTCGTTTACGAGTCGAATGAAGAACAACTTTTTAACTATAAAATATGGGTGGATAAAAATAGTTTATTGCCTGTTAAAATATGTCTTATTGAAAAACTTTTTCCTGATGAAGAACCATGGATTGCTGCCCAATGGACATTTGATTATAGCCAGGCCGAAGAAACAGGGATCCCCAAAGAGATAAAAGAAGCATTTAAAGACGATAAGGAAATAACAGAAATCATTGATGAGTCGGAGAAAAAAGAAGAGGAGAAAGAAAGCTCATCCGGGCGGATTGACAGCTTAAAGCAGATTTATTTAGGGACTCAAAGCGATATTTGGGTTATTAAGGCCCTGGCCGCTTTAGCGTTGAAAGAGATTCCAGAACCGGAAAGCGCCGAAGTCGTTGCCAAAATATTGCCGAATCACGATTCAAACCGCAATTTGGTTTATTATGCCTTGTCGGCGCTAAGCAAATTTCCGTCTGAAGTGCTTAAAGAAAGTTTAAGTAAGGATGTTATAACCAGTTTAAACGATTTCTGGTATAAACAGGAAGACGGTTTTTATCGTAAATCCATAGAAGCTATTTTTAATAAAATATCCAGTATCAACGATTACCGTGATTGGTGTAAATGGTGGGAAAAACAGAAAGATAATTATAAAGACGGTTCAAAGAGTGACAAATCGCCGGGGAAGGCGACTTCGGTAACAGTTAATATTCCTGTAAATACGAATGAGAAAATACGGCAAAAAGAACCGGAAGGATCGAGCTTGGACTGCGTATTTGTTGTTGATACTACGCTAAGCATGAAAGACTTAATACCTAAGGATGCCATGAAGACTATTTGTTATGCTTTAAGAAATATTTCCCCGTCATTGCGTTTAGGGCTTGTCCAGTATTGGGATGACGCCCAGGTAACAGTTCCTTTGGCAGCCGATAGCGTTAAAATCATCAGGGCAATTGACGGCCTTCAAGCCGGCGGCGGAGGTAATTCTGAGGAAGAAAACTTGTATAAGGGATTAGAGCTGGCTTTGTTAAATGCTAAAATGGTTTGGCGCGAATCGGCTGATAAAATCATAATTATCATAGGCGATGCTTTTCCCTATCAGAATGATATAGATAAGACTTGTTGGCTGGCGTCAAATGCCCGTGATTTAACCATGGAAAAAAGCCCGAATTACCAAGCCGACAGCAAAGACGACAGGAAAGATAGCAAGCCATATTCGATTTCCACTTGCTTTGTCGGACAGGATGAAAATGTCGAAAAAGTATTCAGCCGGATTGCGGGTTCTGGGGGTGGCACTATGGTAAAAGGAGACCTTGCAGATAAATTATTGTTTTATATGCTGATCCATTTATACGGAAAGCAATGGGAACTGCAGATTAAAGAGTTTATATGGCCTTTCATGTCGATTGTCTCACGTCAAATGGATAAAAAATAA